The uncultured Methanomethylovorans sp. genome contains a region encoding:
- a CDS encoding archaellin/type IV pilin N-terminal domain-containing protein, whose amino-acid sequence MKANRKNNLYGDNEAQVGIGTLIIFIAMVLVAAVAAAVLIQTSGTLQQKAQSTGKQATQEVSSNLMVKSIEGVRAKSSAVALSATIDLLKLKVALNVGSSPVDVNQVVVSITDGTTANNLVYAGNAKSYASTGASDGAMGSFSSTDAAANLQTLLIATTNIDGNVIDNSNHYFTVDRVRDEDSSFSQSNPVMNTGDMILLCISTASASADAANYANVGTTTTAGGPQDSGLNLVPRTVVNIILTPESGVSTNADFVTPSSYGVKETVQLYP is encoded by the coding sequence ATGAAAGCTAATAGAAAGAATAATTTATATGGAGACAATGAAGCTCAGGTCGGTATTGGCACGTTGATTATTTTCATTGCCATGGTGCTCGTTGCAGCAGTGGCTGCAGCTGTATTGATTCAGACATCAGGTACACTTCAGCAGAAAGCTCAGTCTACGGGTAAGCAGGCAACTCAGGAAGTTTCATCCAACTTGATGGTCAAGAGCATTGAAGGTGTACGTGCAAAGAGCAGTGCAGTTGCCTTGTCTGCAACCATTGATCTGCTCAAATTGAAAGTTGCACTGAACGTCGGCAGTTCTCCGGTTGACGTTAACCAGGTGGTAGTTTCCATTACTGATGGAACAACGGCAAATAACCTTGTATATGCTGGCAACGCTAAGTCTTATGCATCAACAGGTGCTTCTGACGGTGCAATGGGAAGTTTTAGTTCTACTGACGCTGCTGCAAATCTGCAGACATTGCTGATCGCCACTACTAACATCGATGGTAATGTCATCGACAATAGTAACCACTATTTCACTGTGGATCGGGTTCGTGATGAAGATTCATCTTTCTCCCAGAGCAATCCTGTAATGAACACCGGTGATATGATACTATTATGTATCTCTACAGCTTCCGCTTCAGCAGATGCTGCGAACTACGCGAATGTAGGTACTACAACCACTGCTGGCGGTCCACAAGATTCAGGTCTTAACCTTGTTCCAAGGACTGTGGTGAACATCATCCTTACTCCTGAATCAGGTGTATCCACGAATGCTGACTTCGTAACCCCCTCTTCATATGGTGTGAAGGAAACAGTACAGTTGTATCCATAA
- a CDS encoding archaellin/type IV pilin N-terminal domain-containing protein — protein sequence MIREKSSLRANTSAQIGIGTLIIFIAMVLIAAVAASVLIQTSGVLQQKAQATGKQATQEVSSNLVIKSIEGIRAKNSSTSMAQNISLLKIKVGLNVGSSPVDLNQMVISISDGANNNDLVYANNEKSYGTAMSNFSSSASADTNLEELLVATQSSPGYNAKYFFTVSKIRDEDVSFSQGSPIMNTGDLVTIYVSTVSNKDLGYTTIGPITTSGSQKDSSLDIEPRTSLTLVFTPEAGIVTSADFVTPSSYGTKETIQLYP from the coding sequence ATGATCAGAGAAAAATCCTCTCTAAGAGCTAATACCAGTGCCCAGATCGGCATTGGTACTCTTATTATTTTCATAGCCATGGTACTAATAGCTGCAGTTGCTGCCTCAGTGCTCATTCAAACTTCTGGTGTGTTGCAGCAAAAAGCACAGGCTACTGGAAAGCAGGCCACTCAGGAGGTTTCGTCTAATCTTGTCATCAAAAGCATAGAAGGGATAAGGGCCAAGAACAGTTCAACTTCCATGGCTCAGAATATCTCTCTCCTTAAGATCAAGGTGGGCCTTAATGTAGGCAGTTCCCCGGTAGATCTTAATCAGATGGTAATTTCCATCTCGGATGGCGCTAATAATAATGATCTTGTATATGCTAACAACGAAAAATCTTACGGTACTGCTATGAGTAATTTTTCAAGCAGTGCAAGTGCAGATACTAATCTCGAAGAGTTGCTTGTGGCTACTCAGTCATCTCCGGGATACAATGCAAAGTACTTTTTCACCGTATCCAAGATACGTGACGAGGATGTATCTTTCTCTCAAGGTTCCCCGATTATGAATACGGGAGATTTGGTAACTATCTATGTATCAACTGTCTCCAATAAAGATCTAGGTTATACAACTATAGGTCCTATTACTACAAGTGGTTCTCAGAAAGACTCATCATTGGATATTGAGCCAAGAACAAGTCTAACTCTTGTCTTTACCCCAGAAGCTGGAATAGTAACAAGTGCAGATTTTGTCACACCTTCTTCCTACGGTACCAAAGAAACCATACAATTATATCCGTAA
- a CDS encoding histone deacetylase, with product MSKEDGIHDLTKPDPKDAMSKLNELIAMRFDEATSSNNSVSENISLKSIVEEVIASPETEINEKSLSSIAITNDISSSEANDITVVPQEQLSNVESKDSDADQKLKSKLNKLAATGFEEVSYESYEIKVEEPKNLENHVVLPKEANPLSRVSTSINTISQVPVTQPTVHHANPSHKEKQKKALVPDSAKQAQIPHEVATESTRDAGRKPIKTENVVSIIDELDSIESELKKKEVSKSYHVQAISSKKNVPLNKEETNILSSSSNAHTQKVSISDTATPAKVAMVYSEGHDAHFPKNTNIEILERPERLTRAMVYLDRSGVFGERCDLIKDKHYASDKDLLQVHSEDYIKFVRSYSASGGGFLGDSTYMTSHSFEVASLAAGAAILAAELVLSGKYSAAMAFVRPPGHHAGVDKYRGFCIFNNVAVLARYLQKKKGISKVMIIDWDAHAGDGTMEIFYNDPTVMVLSLHRDPHDFYPRRGFSSQIGEGPGKGYTANVEMPVGAGDEEYAFAFDEFVIPLLHKFSPDFIICSCGFDAYYKEPHMKLNLTSAGYHLMTKKIMSVINGNFVLVMEGGYHKFNGHLAHVVINSLLGLPDPIADTLKTTEYERNQQKAVMKEAGKKIAYVKEMLGIQD from the coding sequence ATGAGTAAGGAAGATGGAATACATGATCTAACAAAACCAGATCCAAAGGATGCCATGTCAAAGCTTAATGAGCTTATAGCCATGCGTTTTGATGAAGCCACATCCAGTAATAATTCAGTTTCAGAGAATATTTCTCTTAAATCAATTGTTGAAGAAGTAATTGCTTCCCCTGAGACAGAGATTAATGAAAAATCCCTTTCTTCTATTGCTATCACCAATGATATCAGTTCATCAGAAGCTAATGATATAACGGTCGTTCCACAGGAACAACTATCTAATGTGGAGTCCAAAGATTCAGATGCAGATCAGAAGTTAAAAAGCAAACTGAACAAATTAGCTGCCACTGGTTTTGAGGAAGTATCTTATGAGTCCTATGAGATAAAGGTTGAAGAACCTAAAAATTTGGAGAATCATGTTGTTCTTCCCAAAGAAGCTAATCCTCTTTCTCGTGTCTCTACAAGCATAAATACAATTTCTCAGGTGCCAGTTACACAACCAACAGTTCACCATGCCAATCCTTCTCATAAAGAAAAACAAAAGAAAGCATTAGTTCCAGATTCGGCAAAACAAGCACAGATACCTCATGAGGTTGCTACGGAAAGCACCAGAGATGCAGGCAGAAAGCCTATCAAAACCGAGAACGTTGTTAGTATTATTGATGAACTTGATTCTATCGAATCTGAATTGAAAAAGAAGGAAGTCTCTAAGAGCTATCATGTGCAAGCAATATCATCTAAAAAGAATGTACCTCTTAATAAGGAGGAAACGAATATACTATCATCTTCCTCTAATGCACACACACAAAAGGTTTCAATAAGTGACACAGCTACTCCAGCAAAAGTAGCTATGGTTTATTCCGAGGGGCATGATGCCCATTTTCCTAAAAATACAAACATTGAGATATTGGAGCGTCCAGAACGCCTGACAAGGGCTATGGTTTATCTCGACCGTAGCGGTGTTTTCGGGGAAAGATGTGATCTCATCAAAGATAAACACTACGCTTCTGATAAGGATTTGTTGCAAGTACATTCAGAAGACTATATCAAGTTTGTTAGATCATACTCTGCTTCAGGTGGAGGTTTCTTGGGTGACAGTACCTACATGACCTCACATTCATTTGAAGTTGCATCACTTGCTGCAGGCGCAGCCATTCTGGCAGCTGAACTTGTACTCTCAGGCAAATACTCAGCAGCAATGGCTTTCGTAAGGCCGCCAGGCCATCATGCAGGTGTAGATAAGTATAGGGGGTTTTGTATTTTCAATAATGTAGCAGTGCTTGCACGTTATCTGCAGAAGAAAAAGGGTATTTCAAAAGTAATGATCATTGACTGGGATGCTCATGCCGGAGACGGTACTATGGAGATATTCTATAACGACCCCACTGTTATGGTGTTATCATTGCATCGTGATCCTCATGATTTCTATCCTCGCAGAGGTTTCAGTTCCCAGATAGGAGAAGGGCCAGGTAAAGGATACACAGCTAATGTGGAAATGCCTGTGGGAGCAGGAGATGAAGAATATGCTTTTGCTTTTGATGAATTTGTAATCCCTCTTTTGCATAAATTCTCACCGGATTTTATAATATGCAGTTGTGGGTTTGATGCTTATTACAAGGAACCGCACATGAAGCTGAACCTTACTTCTGCTGGTTATCATCTGATGACAAAGAAGATCATGTCTGTAATCAATGGAAACTTCGTGTTGGTAATGGAAGGTGGTTATCATAAGTTCAATGGACATCTTGCACATGTGGTCATCAATTCTCTCCTTGGACTCCCCGATCCTATAGCTGATACGCTTAAAACTACGGAGTATGAACGTAATCAGCAGAAAGCTGTCATGAAAGAGGCAGGGAAAAAAATTGCATATGTTAAGGAAATGCTAGGAATTCAGGATTGA
- a CDS encoding histone deacetylase, whose amino-acid sequence MNSIGVVYNNNHELHDYILKGFPSPESPARLKKIMQHFVDNRVLENNNCEVLCSTNASVEDILRVHTADYFSFVQSRSLSGGGWLGNDTYLCDGSFDVLLQAVGSVLEAGKAVVTGQCDHAFALIRPPGHHACADKHSGFCIFNNAAILARYLQHVYSCQKIAIVNIDAHASDGTQNIFYADPSVLCISVHQDPSDFYPFKGFIREMGSMPALGYTVNMEMPQEAGNSEYSIFFEEVGLKVLEQFCPDIVILECGFDSYYKEKLAKLYLTVNGYFDCVSRIRSRWHTIVLLEGGYHDDLGLLADVVLQALADNRYTKDEVNQVNLLASRQSSCRRIFDNKLNVLKMLMSSYWEI is encoded by the coding sequence ATGAATAGCATAGGTGTGGTCTACAACAATAATCATGAACTTCATGATTATATTCTGAAAGGCTTTCCAAGTCCTGAAAGTCCTGCAAGATTAAAGAAGATCATGCAACATTTTGTGGATAACAGGGTACTTGAGAACAATAACTGCGAAGTATTATGCTCTACAAATGCTTCTGTTGAAGACATTCTACGTGTGCATACGGCAGATTACTTTTCTTTTGTACAATCACGCTCGTTGAGTGGTGGTGGATGGCTTGGTAATGACACATATCTATGTGATGGTTCATTCGATGTATTATTACAGGCGGTTGGGTCTGTACTGGAAGCCGGTAAAGCTGTTGTAACAGGTCAATGTGATCATGCTTTTGCTTTGATAAGGCCTCCTGGTCATCACGCTTGTGCCGATAAACATAGTGGTTTCTGTATTTTCAATAATGCTGCTATTCTTGCGAGGTATTTACAGCATGTGTATTCTTGCCAGAAAATAGCTATTGTCAATATCGATGCACATGCTTCGGATGGTACACAAAATATATTTTATGCAGATCCATCAGTCTTGTGTATTTCTGTTCATCAGGACCCATCTGACTTTTATCCTTTTAAGGGTTTCATTCGTGAAATGGGTTCCATGCCGGCATTAGGCTACACAGTGAACATGGAAATGCCACAAGAGGCAGGGAACTCCGAATATTCTATTTTCTTTGAAGAAGTAGGTCTTAAAGTGCTGGAGCAGTTTTGTCCAGATATTGTGATCTTAGAATGTGGTTTTGATTCTTATTACAAGGAAAAGCTTGCCAAGCTTTACCTTACGGTAAATGGCTATTTTGATTGTGTTTCTCGCATTCGCAGCAGGTGGCATACTATTGTGCTGCTTGAAGGTGGCTATCATGATGATTTGGGCCTGTTAGCAGATGTAGTATTACAGGCATTGGCAGATAACAGATATACTAAAGATGAAGTAAATCAGGTAAACTTGCTGGCTTCCCGGCAGAGTTCTTGCAGGCGTATATTCGATAACAAGCTAAATGTGCTTAAGATGTTGATGTCATCCTACTGGGAAATTTAA
- a CDS encoding GNAT family N-acetyltransferase — MIELACYDGGLRFSKLEYPYELDKLKIGKFDYFNKHLGMSDYMGNFSSWLKRQSVTLIVGIDDGTIVGWVMTERWKQNAKDGRPIYVLRAIEVSPTIARKGIGKVLFLLSFKACFGHMLTKPVNSIAKAFFLSLGFQEPGKNCPVDLGSYPGYLFLPEDYVLNTIPDELKLSKGGISECQKDISLKDMLKPEFTSSSVQDTVAVSTKETVPIRENAQHNAAKTVPKTENEAQYVPSTVSTSTPAIQCIPDPAISKDREFLKEHKMMSPCSCGEYMTHKYAVSGKVPGFLFVCNACGKERYFLKG, encoded by the coding sequence ATGATAGAACTTGCTTGCTATGATGGTGGATTGAGATTCTCTAAACTGGAATACCCTTATGAACTGGATAAGTTGAAGATAGGCAAATTCGACTATTTCAATAAACATCTGGGTATGAGCGATTACATGGGTAACTTTAGCAGTTGGCTCAAAAGACAATCAGTGACCCTTATAGTTGGAATAGATGATGGCACGATCGTGGGCTGGGTTATGACAGAAAGATGGAAGCAGAATGCCAAAGATGGACGTCCTATCTATGTGCTTCGGGCTATCGAAGTGTCTCCTACCATTGCACGTAAAGGTATTGGCAAAGTACTGTTCTTGTTAAGCTTTAAGGCATGTTTCGGGCATATGCTGACAAAGCCAGTGAACTCTATTGCAAAAGCCTTCTTTTTATCTTTGGGTTTCCAGGAGCCTGGAAAAAATTGTCCCGTAGATCTGGGTAGCTATCCCGGCTATCTTTTCCTTCCAGAAGATTACGTTTTAAACACTATCCCTGATGAACTTAAGTTGAGCAAAGGTGGAATTTCAGAATGCCAGAAAGATATTTCTCTAAAAGATATGCTTAAGCCAGAATTTACTTCATCTTCTGTTCAGGATACTGTAGCAGTATCCACAAAGGAAACTGTACCTATCAGAGAAAATGCTCAGCATAATGCAGCAAAAACGGTACCAAAGACCGAAAATGAAGCTCAATATGTACCATCTACTGTTTCCACTTCAACTCCTGCAATTCAGTGCATCCCGGATCCTGCTATTTCCAAAGACAGAGAATTTTTGAAGGAGCATAAAATGATGAGTCCATGCAGTTGTGGTGAATACATGACCCACAAATATGCGGTGTCAGGCAAGGTTCCTGGTTTTCTTTTCGTGTGTAATGCATGTGGAAAAGAAAGATACTTCCTTAAAGGATAA
- a CDS encoding ATPase domain-containing protein, with protein sequence MSEEIRIPTGIAGLDRVIEGGVRDKSTLLVVGSSGTGKSTFAMQYLAYGLEHGENALYVSMEEPAEQILREARMLGFNLDKYYNKELFFFHSKGKDFVKLVEEQLPALVEANKDYAVKTRVVIDPLTPLIWAIQDKQEQRDIITKLFYTLKQLGPVLITTEEHASPGETVGEDVLIPIYMSDGAVHLSYRPIGGAFNRALEIIKMRATRHGEEVYPYIFVRGIGVVVRTTPLISAEDANKYDDMFDKAIRTAADLGASESLLERIAYVKTNWAYSFSPKETLQIFFESQGLTGSIRKEDIEKRKQEAQHIAEHAGEQSAFLADVEKTFVGSQQMPNAPKTQSEGLIDIEDLKELEELVK encoded by the coding sequence ATGAGTGAAGAGATTCGAATTCCCACAGGTATAGCAGGCTTGGATAGAGTCATCGAAGGTGGGGTACGCGATAAGAGCACGTTGCTTGTAGTGGGTTCAAGTGGTACTGGAAAATCTACTTTTGCCATGCAGTATCTTGCTTATGGCCTTGAGCATGGTGAGAATGCGCTTTATGTGAGTATGGAAGAGCCAGCGGAACAGATCCTCCGAGAAGCCCGTATGTTGGGTTTCAATTTAGATAAATACTACAACAAAGAGCTTTTCTTCTTCCACTCCAAAGGAAAGGATTTCGTTAAACTGGTAGAAGAACAGTTACCAGCGTTGGTAGAAGCAAATAAGGATTATGCTGTAAAGACACGTGTGGTCATTGACCCTCTGACTCCGCTCATCTGGGCCATTCAGGATAAGCAGGAACAAAGGGACATCATCACTAAACTGTTCTATACTTTAAAACAGCTTGGACCAGTGCTGATTACAACCGAAGAACATGCATCTCCGGGAGAAACAGTAGGTGAGGATGTGCTTATTCCCATCTACATGTCGGATGGTGCTGTTCATTTATCATACAGGCCTATCGGGGGCGCTTTTAACCGGGCTCTTGAGATCATAAAGATGCGTGCTACAAGGCATGGTGAAGAGGTTTATCCATATATATTTGTCCGTGGCATAGGTGTTGTTGTCAGGACTACACCTCTTATTTCGGCTGAGGATGCAAACAAATATGATGATATGTTCGACAAGGCCATCAGGACAGCAGCTGATCTCGGTGCTTCTGAATCTTTATTAGAACGTATAGCTTATGTGAAGACGAATTGGGCTTATTCCTTCTCACCCAAGGAAACTCTTCAGATATTCTTTGAATCCCAGGGGCTTACTGGTTCTATTAGAAAAGAGGACATTGAAAAAAGGAAGCAAGAAGCTCAACACATAGCTGAGCATGCAGGTGAGCAATCTGCTTTCCTTGCAGATGTTGAAAAGACATTTGTGGGTTCGCAACAGATGCCAAATGCTCCAAAAACTCAGTCTGAAGGTCTTATTGATATCGAGGATCTGAAAGAACTGGAAGAGCTTGTGAAATAA
- a CDS encoding GNAT family N-acetyltransferase, with protein sequence MQQKEIIHKAGDMSYELLISPKAVDNLEIDIGTGNREGFVYFHQKFGMPYTFLLKKSIESGHFLFVSISGNNKLIGFARFEKLEEHTEKEIKGKMKVVTPSLFLLRSMEVHSSFRNCGIGRVLFSTAVHYLKGNVLTIPDNQEAARFFRKKLGFSEVAGPVGSNVQTYEGHLMLTYPKAVALWHEIAKKYPRIVYPELVDLYESLKFHHSMGKQISCNDVCRFEMLLAECDGMLSDAMQKDMKRLIAELRKGVSCNT encoded by the coding sequence ATGCAGCAAAAGGAGATTATTCACAAAGCAGGAGATATGTCTTATGAACTTCTCATATCTCCAAAGGCAGTTGATAATCTCGAGATTGATATAGGTACTGGTAATAGAGAAGGTTTCGTCTATTTCCATCAAAAATTTGGAATGCCATATACATTCCTTCTCAAGAAATCCATTGAATCAGGTCATTTTTTATTCGTATCCATATCTGGAAATAACAAACTTATAGGATTTGCAAGGTTTGAGAAACTTGAAGAACATACTGAAAAAGAAATCAAGGGTAAGATGAAAGTTGTTACTCCTTCTTTATTCTTGTTACGCAGTATGGAGGTTCATTCATCCTTTCGCAATTGTGGAATTGGAAGGGTGCTCTTCTCTACTGCTGTACATTATCTAAAAGGTAATGTTCTCACGATTCCAGACAATCAGGAAGCTGCACGCTTTTTTAGAAAAAAACTGGGTTTTAGTGAGGTTGCAGGTCCAGTTGGCAGTAATGTACAGACGTATGAAGGACATTTAATGCTTACCTATCCCAAAGCTGTTGCATTATGGCATGAGATTGCAAAAAAATATCCAAGGATTGTATACCCCGAGTTAGTTGATCTTTATGAGTCTCTGAAATTCCATCATAGCATGGGCAAACAAATATCTTGCAATGATGTTTGCAGGTTTGAGATGCTGCTTGCAGAGTGTGATGGAATGCTGTCTGATGCTATGCAAAAGGACATGAAACGTCTGATTGCTGAGTTGCGTAAAGGTGTTAGTTGTAATACTTGA
- a CDS encoding ATPase domain-containing protein encodes MLSPTYMPDLDLILKGGLIRPSSIFIAGPTGSGRTLICLQSLFAAAKAGEKCIYITVLSEPTAKLLHLAQNYSFFDEEALKCGNLRFLELDKDILTKGDYATLKYFHTLLQDNPDRIVIDPVTVLFDISPSFENDRELLPLEKRAFLVNLLRGFATANTLLMMIGDLAGDQINTDILSHLSDVVIELGEQNQKNDEMHRYIKIVKSRGRDFIAGKHCLKLSNNGSSIMSHNLL; translated from the coding sequence ATGCTATCCCCCACATACATGCCCGATTTAGATCTTATTCTCAAAGGTGGTCTTATAAGACCATCGAGTATCTTTATAGCGGGACCTACTGGCAGTGGGCGCACACTGATCTGCTTACAATCACTTTTTGCAGCTGCAAAGGCTGGTGAAAAATGTATTTATATCACTGTGCTATCAGAACCTACAGCTAAATTGCTACATCTTGCACAAAACTATTCATTTTTTGATGAAGAAGCATTAAAATGCGGTAACCTACGATTCCTAGAGTTGGATAAAGATATACTAACGAAAGGGGACTATGCAACTCTTAAATATTTCCATACTCTGTTGCAGGATAATCCTGACAGGATCGTTATTGATCCGGTGACAGTACTATTTGACATATCACCTTCATTTGAAAATGACAGAGAATTACTTCCTTTAGAAAAAAGAGCTTTTCTTGTAAACTTGCTCCGAGGTTTTGCAACTGCAAACACACTACTTATGATGATAGGAGATCTAGCAGGAGATCAAATAAATACCGATATTTTAAGCCATCTTTCAGATGTAGTGATAGAGTTAGGAGAGCAGAATCAAAAAAATGATGAGATGCACCGATACATCAAGATCGTAAAATCCAGGGGTAGAGATTTTATTGCCGGAAAACATTGCCTGAAGCTGTCAAACAATGGATCTTCTATCATGTCCCATAACCTGCTTTGA
- a CDS encoding MinD/ParA family protein, with protein MLLSFHSYKGGTGKTTFVSNLGVYFAQQGHKVCIIDTDVNGPGLHSLFGIHLSATLVDFLRNECKINEIVYKPYKNLDLYIIPSKACEEDLSSMFNSPGEAKDKMLEVVKFLNKQFQIEHIIFDCSPGINKSSLLVMNIADSATIVSTIDVQDIRGTYILSNMSSKLGTKANLLFNRTPKDKSEEINVIVADFSKKLGTSLLGLLTFDDVVARTWSRKMVMLDENNCDYCQQLRNIAARLLNC; from the coding sequence GTGCTGCTTAGTTTTCATTCTTACAAAGGTGGTACAGGGAAAACAACGTTTGTGAGCAATCTGGGCGTTTATTTTGCCCAGCAAGGGCATAAGGTATGCATCATTGACACAGATGTGAATGGTCCAGGTTTGCATTCTCTTTTTGGTATTCATCTTTCTGCAACATTGGTGGATTTCTTGCGTAATGAGTGCAAGATAAATGAGATCGTATACAAGCCATATAAGAATCTTGATCTTTATATTATTCCATCAAAAGCTTGTGAAGAGGATCTTTCTTCAATGTTTAATTCTCCTGGCGAGGCCAAGGATAAAATGCTTGAGGTTGTCAAGTTTCTGAACAAACAGTTTCAGATAGAACATATTATATTTGATTGCAGCCCCGGTATTAACAAATCCAGCCTGCTAGTTATGAATATAGCTGACAGCGCAACAATTGTTTCCACCATTGATGTGCAGGACATAAGGGGAACCTATATCTTGTCCAATATGTCATCAAAATTAGGCACTAAAGCGAATCTGCTTTTTAATAGAACTCCTAAAGATAAATCCGAAGAGATCAATGTTATCGTGGCAGATTTCAGTAAAAAACTGGGAACTTCGCTTCTAGGCTTGCTGACTTTTGATGATGTGGTGGCGCGCACATGGTCAAGGAAAATGGTGATGCTAGATGAGAATAACTGTGACTATTGCCAGCAGTTGCGCAATATTGCAGCAAGGTTGCTGAACTGCTAA